The Naumovozyma dairenensis CBS 421 chromosome 3, complete genome genome has a window encoding:
- the SPR28 gene encoding septin SPR28 (similar to Saccharomyces cerevisiae SPR28 (YDR218C); ancestral locus Anc_8.428): MENQYSINTDEIRRRRNAKKAIHLNVLLLGETGIGKSTFLNNLCLQHVDLNETNNTTTTKYDASTYKDDFIYEIDNESPMKLITKTIQIKEDEQNDNGGVPIISLKINLFQGFGDKINNLLGFEDIRKFLISKFDNYLKEEIQIKRNFNKLEKIDERVHVCIYFIKPTSKGLKEFDIKMMKNIHDIVNIIPVIAKSDLLTVKELELNKNLIMKDIQENHIEIFDFKDDKLDDILLFLQGKENKKKSEYAEDKIKDLLPFNLVCSEERHVGQDDGKLYHVRDHGWSKLIIEDKTTSDFIFLKSIILGSHLQEFKDITNDLLYENYRTKKLSENEILHLKGKIQSDYSPRSRSRSQTTLFDGTIQNDELIFELEEKNIIIEAYQRKIDKLQNKLVSSTKSTLSPTSP, translated from the coding sequence atggaaaacCAATACTCAATCAACACAGATGAGATACGTCGTAGAAGAAATGCGAAAAAGgcaattcatttaaatgTCTTATTATTAGGTGAGACTGGTATTGGGAAATCAacttttttaaataatttatgtCTACAACATGTTGATTTGAATGAGACTAAcaatactactactaccaAATATGATGCTTCCACTtataaagatgattttatttatgagattgataatgaatctCCTATGAAATTGATTACTAAGACTATacaaattaaagaagatgaacaaAACGATAATGGTGGCGTTCCAATCATTAGTTTGAAAATTAATCTTTTTCAAGGATTTGGTGATAAGATTAATAATTTGTTGGGTTTCGAGGATATTAGAAAGTTcttgatttcaaaatttgataaCTATCTTAAAGaggaaattcaaattaaaagaaattttaataaattagagAAGATTGATGAAAGGGTTCATGtttgtatttattttattaaaccAACTTCTAAAGGGTTGAAAGAATTTGACATtaaaatgatgaaaaatatacacGATATTGTTAATATTATCCCTGTTATTGCTAAATCTGATCTTTTAACAgttaaagaattagaattaaacaaaaatttaattatgaaagatattcaagaaaatcatattgaaatattcgattttaaagatgataaacTGGATgacatattattatttcttcaaggaaaagaaaataagaagaaaagtGAATATGCCGAagataaaattaaagaCCTACTACCCTTTAATTTAGTTTGTAGTGAAGAAAGACATGTAGGTCAAGATGATGGGAAACTTTATCATGTTAGAGATCACGGTTGGAGTAAATTAATTATCGAGGATAAAACCACGTCAGATTTTATATTCTTAAAGAGTATTATATTAGGGTCACATCTAcaagaatttaaagatattaccAATGATCTACTGTATGAAAATTACAGGACTAAAAAACTATCAGAAAATGAGATTTTGCACTTGAAAGGGAAAATACAAAGTGATTATAGCCCAAGGTCACGTTCCAGATCACAAACTACTTTGTTCGATGGGACTATCCAAAATGATGAACTTATTTTTGAACtagaagagaaaaatataataattgaaGCATACCAAAGAAAGATTGATAAGTTACAAAACAAGCTTGTCAGCTCCACAAAAAGTACTCTATCACCTACTAGTCCATAG
- the MFB1 gene encoding Mfb1p (similar to Saccharomyces cerevisiae MFB1 (YDR219C); ancestral locus Anc_8.430), producing MNIGNTKMDTTKQRSLTELPLNVIFKILLQLQMSDLQNLAKTCNLLRILANESVVYKNYYHNTNSSKNTNTNTSNNLAKLWTKKLIFDTFHILDDYKSNGSLSSLINCENENEISIIKTMHYIQKHFQLGENNEDTSHTKLLEDNNDNGIQEESNSNNNNNNSFAKDTLKYFKILNGIRNFINHEEISTKEQTKPDVNQKHPQNKSDYLHSVLLYDETEENSPTPIINTSSHSNHSRSSTTSTLFSDDEEWNITNEECDDTSTMKQNNKDNNGKNNNNSNVVNTPNDTLEKDSNEVVLKLQIDKTIEAEPIVTNKKYIEQNSKETNNNKTKEDPINHLRNSKKVKDKAALFENFLNMEQEMKQLKDTTEKQTNITPKSYGSLTHNTHLYRHNHVNHNNHRTVSIREISRTYLNEVQKEDEKKLLINKNKPRIRNTSFQRNFTKYKSLLEKENGNLASSSSSSHIPASSLSRSSSMTFKDNTKNIQPMSNIKESEEDNTDRTSQQSHDRNANGIFRSKLDATTDHNIISSGKKTYRKV from the coding sequence ATGAATATAGGCAACACTAAGATGGATACAACTAAACAACGTTCATTGACAGAACTTCCTTTAAATgttatatttaaaatacTACTACAATTACAAATGAGTGATCTCCAAAATCTTGCCAAGACTTGTAATTTATTACGAATATTGGCTAACGAAAGTGTAGTCTATAAGAATTACTATCATAATACCAATAGCAGTAAGAACACAAATACGAACACGAGTAATAATTTAGCTAAACTTTGGACTAAGAAGTTAATATTTGACACATTCCATATCTTAGATGATTACAAATCCAATGGTTCTTTGTCTTCTTTGATAAACTGTGAAAATGAGAATGAAATCTCAATAATTAAAACAATGcattatattcaaaaacaTTTCCAACTAGGTGAAAACAACGAAGACACTAGCCATACGAAACTTCTGGAAgacaataatgataatgggATTCAGGAAGAATCgaatagtaataataataataataatagctTTGCCAAAGatactttgaaatatttcaaaattttgaacGGTATAAGGAATTTCATCAATCATGAAGAAATATCTACAAAAGAACAAACTAAACCAGATGTGAATCAAAAGCACCCTCAAAATAAAAGTGATTATCTACACTCAGTCTTATTGTATGATGAAACGGAAGAAAATTCACCTACACCAATTATAAATACTTCATctcattcaaatcattcaaGATCCTCTACTACTTCCACTTTATTCtcagatgatgaagaatggAATATAACAAATGAGGAATGTGATGATACTTCTACGATGAAGCAAAACAATAAAGACAATAATGgcaaaaataataataatagtaacgTTGTCAATACACCGAATGACACTTTAGAGAAAGATTCAAATGAGGTGGTACTAAAATTACAGATCGATAAAACTATAGAAGCAGAACCAATTGTTACCAATAAAAAATACATTGAACAGAACTCAAAGgaaactaataataataaaaccAAAGAAGATCCAATCAATCACttaagaaattcaaaaaaagttaaagataaagctgcattatttgaaaattttttgaatatggAACAAGAgatgaaacaattaaaagaCACTACcgaaaaacaaacaaacataACGCCGAAATCGTACGGTTCTTTAACTCATAATACCCATCTATATCGCCATAATCATGTTAACCACAATAACCATCGAACAGTATCCATAAGAGAAATATCAAGGacatatttaaatgaagtacaaaaggaagatgaaaagaaattattaataaataaaaataaaccaAGAATTAGGAACACTtcatttcaaagaaattttacaaaatataagAGTCTTttggaaaaggaaaatggaaatctagcatcatcatcttcatcctcACATATACCAGCATCGTCACTGTCTAGATCATCATCTATGActtttaaagataatacTAAAAATATACAGCCAATGTCCAACATCAAAGaatcagaagaagataatacTGATCGTACGTCCCAACAAAGTCATGATAGAAATGCAAATGGTATTTTCAGGAGTAAATTAGACGCAACCACTGatcataatattatttcaagTGGAAAAAAAACATATCGCAAGGTTTAA